The following proteins come from a genomic window of Enterococcus gilvus ATCC BAA-350:
- a CDS encoding phage portal protein produces MTSRIISGGKSGLIPKVLKKNKVSIEKNRKLTFKSTGSVEQNRDLTLLTPPYDLATLRSITEISDILNQCIEAYVTNVVGFGMGIRYKVDDLEESEAMKSEWNQLEALLTELSFERPAKEIVEEVISHVEECGNGFLEVIRNAKGEVVGIDSIKPEYMSVTKLNKVVNDNGQDIKVRYFCFRDPLMDSAKESGTWYKTFGDPTPLNENGSVRKAGNGTATEVIHLKIGDFQEPYGTPRWIGPLIKILGNRKAEELNYRYFTQGRHIPLAILLENAQLTEASEASLQSYANGIGSEGESQHKFLIIEAEKLGPTDEMVFDENKDKPAIKLEKLSDVLQKDALFLEYDKNVIAAVLSAFRLPPIYVGLSTDYNRATVETAKELTEEQVFQSLRETYEWRINSLFREYDFKLVEVYFKTSNIVNMEDIKAILDPAINANAVAPNDLRDIVGKVLNKPLESFDGDQYNLPSNNQSNQSILPNSQASSTAIDVGQLEPGETNALGQTVQQVSLNGAQITSLVNIVQAVASGKLPRDSALQMITAAFPFDEEKAKQILGDSDFKINDEGIQKAYGDSPTSDLAAAVRLLIKEVRS; encoded by the coding sequence TTGACTTCGAGAATAATCAGTGGTGGGAAAAGTGGACTTATTCCCAAAGTATTGAAAAAAAACAAAGTTTCAATAGAAAAGAATAGAAAGCTTACATTTAAATCAACTGGAAGTGTTGAACAGAACAGAGATTTGACGCTACTAACTCCACCCTACGATCTAGCAACGCTAAGATCAATAACTGAGATATCTGATATTTTAAATCAATGCATTGAAGCATATGTTACCAATGTCGTGGGTTTTGGCATGGGAATAAGGTATAAGGTGGATGACTTAGAAGAATCTGAAGCGATGAAGTCTGAGTGGAATCAACTGGAAGCATTATTGACTGAGCTTTCTTTTGAAAGACCAGCAAAGGAAATTGTAGAGGAAGTAATAAGTCATGTTGAAGAATGCGGTAACGGATTTTTAGAAGTTATTCGTAATGCTAAAGGTGAAGTTGTAGGGATTGACTCTATTAAACCTGAATATATGTCAGTTACAAAGTTAAATAAGGTAGTTAACGATAACGGGCAGGATATTAAAGTACGTTATTTTTGTTTCCGTGATCCGTTGATGGACTCAGCAAAAGAGAGTGGAACTTGGTACAAAACTTTTGGTGACCCTACACCGCTAAATGAAAATGGGTCAGTTAGAAAAGCAGGAAATGGAACTGCGACCGAAGTTATTCATTTAAAGATAGGCGATTTTCAGGAACCATACGGTACTCCAAGATGGATCGGTCCTTTAATAAAGATACTTGGCAATAGAAAAGCTGAAGAGTTGAATTATCGCTACTTCACTCAAGGCAGACATATTCCATTAGCAATTCTTCTTGAAAACGCACAATTGACGGAAGCGTCAGAAGCTTCGTTACAAAGCTATGCAAATGGTATAGGTTCTGAAGGTGAAAGTCAGCATAAATTCTTGATTATTGAGGCTGAAAAGTTAGGCCCGACTGATGAAATGGTTTTTGATGAGAATAAAGATAAACCTGCGATCAAATTGGAAAAACTTTCAGATGTATTACAGAAAGATGCATTATTCCTTGAGTACGATAAAAATGTCATTGCTGCTGTGCTCTCGGCGTTTAGGCTACCGCCCATCTATGTTGGGTTATCGACTGACTACAATCGTGCGACCGTCGAAACGGCAAAAGAATTGACAGAAGAACAAGTTTTTCAATCGTTACGTGAAACGTATGAGTGGCGAATCAACTCGTTATTTCGAGAATATGATTTCAAATTGGTTGAAGTATATTTCAAAACATCAAACATTGTGAACATGGAAGATATCAAAGCGATTCTTGATCCAGCTATTAATGCAAATGCAGTCGCTCCAAACGATTTAAGAGACATTGTTGGAAAGGTACTTAACAAGCCGTTGGAAAGTTTTGATGGGGATCAGTACAATTTACCTTCCAATAATCAATCAAATCAAAGTATATTGCCAAACAGCCAAGCATCATCAACAGCTATAGATGTGGGGCAACTTGAACCAGGCGAAACCAATGCCCTCGGGCAAACCGTTCAACAAGTATCACTAAATGGTGCTCAAATTACATCGTTGGTAAATATCGTTCAGGCAGTAGCTAGTGGAAAACTGCCACGAGATAGTGCATTGCAAATGATAACAGCTGCATTTCCTTTTGATGAAGAAAAAGCGAAACAAATTCTTGGAGATTCTGACTTCAAAATCAATGATGAAGGTATTCAAAAAGCTTATGGGGATTCACCAACAAGTGATTTGGCTGCTGCTGTACGTCTTTTGATCAAAGAGGTGAGGTCATAA
- a CDS encoding XkdF-like putative serine protease domain-containing protein, with protein MRKLENVKVTHVSYVDKAANKKLFFLTKTEGEPTFETSVKLVTKADDPQKLVYGVVYEPETEDAHGDYMDAETIEKAAHSFMEYYQQIDKQHDFTTSAGKVVESYVAPVDMTIEDTTITKGTWVLVTKATDEMWEDIQKGEFTGYSLAGTAEVEEVKKQTTNNFNRRKTFRDVNGAIEAFQSAAWSILDNYSSDDAEKVTEIQSEVSELSSLIGTIQTTKSVTKQGVVKGIKSFFNPKKSKEEKDMTEEELQKALSEALTPISERLEKLENPKSDNGDELTDEEKKKKEEEEAAAAKKKVKKESFTAEDLTKAVQEAVAPLNKKVEALEKTRFSNNQEQNYTTEVEKSAVPDYVNAVFPISE; from the coding sequence ATGCGAAAACTAGAAAACGTTAAAGTTACACATGTGTCTTATGTTGATAAAGCGGCGAATAAGAAATTATTCTTCCTGACTAAAACAGAAGGTGAACCTACATTTGAAACATCCGTCAAACTCGTGACTAAGGCTGATGACCCGCAAAAGCTCGTTTATGGTGTTGTTTATGAACCTGAAACCGAAGATGCTCATGGTGATTATATGGACGCTGAGACAATCGAAAAAGCGGCGCATAGTTTTATGGAATATTACCAGCAAATCGACAAACAGCATGACTTTACAACCAGTGCTGGTAAGGTAGTTGAAAGCTATGTTGCACCAGTTGATATGACAATTGAAGATACAACGATCACCAAGGGAACATGGGTCCTTGTGACTAAAGCAACTGACGAAATGTGGGAAGATATCCAAAAGGGTGAATTCACCGGATATTCATTGGCCGGAACAGCTGAAGTTGAAGAAGTCAAAAAGCAAACGACAAATAATTTCAATCGTAGAAAAACCTTCCGCGATGTGAATGGAGCTATTGAAGCGTTTCAATCCGCTGCGTGGTCTATTTTAGACAACTATTCGTCCGATGATGCAGAGAAAGTCACAGAAATTCAATCAGAAGTTAGTGAACTGTCTTCATTGATAGGTACTATCCAAACAACTAAATCAGTAACAAAACAGGGCGTGGTCAAAGGGATCAAGTCCTTTTTTAATCCGAAAAAATCAAAGGAGGAAAAAGATATGACAGAAGAAGAATTACAAAAAGCTTTGAGTGAAGCGCTGACACCGATTTCCGAACGCTTAGAGAAATTAGAAAATCCGAAGTCTGACAATGGTGACGAGTTAACAGATGAGGAAAAAAAGAAAAAAGAAGAAGAGGAAGCCGCTGCTGCAAAGAAAAAGGTAAAAAAAGAATCCTTCACTGCTGAAGATCTCACCAAAGCAGTTCAAGAAGCGGTAGCTCCTTTGAATAAAAAAGTTGAAGCGCTTGAAAAAACTCGTTTCAGCAACAATCAAGAACAAAATTACACAACAGAAGTAGAAAAATCGGCAGTCCCGGATTATGTAAATGCCGTTTTTCCAATTTCTGAATAA
- a CDS encoding tape measure protein, which translates to MSEGSKGTKVGGAYIEISADSAPAEKAVATFFNWFTRTGEAATDLASRISNTVETAKDLGEKGSQSAKTVSTGFQSMTQKMKSANASLSADSKKNFEQIKSDAKLSYSEMTKDSKAMNQALVISMKSSLSNLKSSFTDLKNGFKTIGNSLLDLIKKPVDKVIELPGTIQRAMKSITGFVSSGFAQAKNQAISQIQSIPTKANQVLNRTKDVFVTGFNSVVNSTAGAVSKIGNGLSQLPSKAANVASNMKTGFINGIKNIPNVTSNIWQSVKNGVKSIADHASSSANSVKNSLSNGFKSVLDRAKSIFPNIKNQIKSGVDDPSKNAKKSIEDIASSIASIAIVAKVFDVLRDSIGRAIDRIDTIDTATKSLTVLTGSAGMAKTVMDDLAAAIEGTPIALNDVAMGAKKMVAAGMEGTKVKGVFQAIADAAYGVGNGAESIDQITSAIAGMQSAGVVYADDINRLVDAGIPAWQILANASQKSVTDMKEAVSDGTLSAGDAIENLRKGIEEGTTGVAGTTAKMAGLAKTAGDTLSGSMANFRTAITTTIVKGLEPFKKVAIDALSSATASMKLFRDNTIGSEKVQEVLASIAKALEKIGKSANPVISIIKGLFAAMSSYGGLVLLFATLIKFGKWLLKFVEIASANPFIIITAAVIGLAVAITDLYKRSEKFRQLVAPLINLVKKLGETFSVAASAIQGSLQLIFVGGDRKKTEALRQNLSRILPQQIANEIIDRLTSMNKAFAKFKEVVSERVSTAASAIKGSFEMIFSSGDRGRTEELKQTLSQLFPQETAFAIVDRLTILHKAFDNLKKAATEKVQTSATIIKSSFDQILNGGDRKQYEDLKLALSDILPQDSVNKTMDRITVMHEGLEKLKNGFKIVKDVLTGGLDLHSFSDAINSSMFSPETIKRFEKFYEIVQLIKRALSGLSFVVSGNITSFEGLKNLLGDSFSDKQLEVIYRLGEGIRNFVDGTKEKFAQFKEAINKAFDGDFGPLMEIFKQLLPKIIAILIGGIPGLIITGSNLISKLAEGMGTSIPELLEKVSEVILNLVTSFTEILPKMIEIGINILGGIIQGIMQTIVPLAQAAITIAFTISKTIIETLLSVLPQLIESGITILTSIITGIIQMLPNLISAVISVVEMILTLIVTYLPKIIEAGMNILVALIGGIMMVLPQLLEAAFKLIISIVTILIQSLPKLIEAGIKILGALIQGIIQILPKLIETALKLIITIVAILIQNLPTIIAAGVKILLALGKGILNTIGVLVKMLPQVIGAIFKAFGDIEWGKIGKDIIRGIVKGITDAASSIKKSVTDVAGNVGKWFKDKLKIKSPSRVMIGIAKWIPEGVAVGIDKGLPIVENAISTMTDMMTKAVKDSEPIGLSSDVIATESYGMPDATQMQASAQQASKAGNQGMADSTPQLLQTALNAANGILGQFSSISPSMVTQGADWLTNFMNGWISVLPAMITSVQTFIAQYATLITNQNNPNYQMGRTWMQNKLNGWNSLFSTFITTVRNFCNQVLNLLRSFYNAMFQTGRTWLQNLLNGWNSLYQTFINRVNQLGNDAINNLRSKSGGFNSAGRFLMQSLIDGINSMGGSLSATMNSVANKMVGGIGKGVNGVIGGVNYVLKEVESDKKLGNWTVPQYAKGTDGHPADGPALINDQKGSKYQEIVQNPDGSTFMAKGRNSLVWLQKGAKVLNATMSERVLKVRNTLQNIVPKYEDGVGDFDIFDLIDDEGAFKKLVDQRVDYNSIVEPWRNMTKAGVKLMTSAAYPFSQKQVEDAYGGGSFDGAMNANNVYQYLVDIAQKVMSKFGGLTITSGYRPGDPYWHGKHQALDISGYPYGSPRYTEAANWAFEKFPKQIAYVITNGRVRDRVGMSGQAATGQWVPWPDNDHYDHIHLNGSLGAGSVYNAGTDVAGGLPTLGGSGVERWRSYLKKALKMNQLPTSQAYVNAWLSQIQSESSGNEKAIQPGADPDGDGSGPAIGLLQTKRGTFLANAFAGYGNIMKGFDNMLAAIRYAKNRYGADMLGVIGHGHGYENGGWITQDGLYRAGEKGKPEVVLPVTKPARAVELIGQAISFMVNNGSNILDSASIGLNSLASNMTVDLAEMMGMDTLIARNLVNSSSGGRTDLNEVINLLKINNELLSEIAAKDPSIHIDKKKVTKELAEPIAKEIVRKGL; encoded by the coding sequence ATGTCAGAAGGTAGTAAAGGAACTAAAGTTGGCGGTGCCTATATAGAAATCTCGGCGGATTCCGCACCAGCAGAGAAAGCAGTTGCCACGTTCTTTAATTGGTTCACAAGAACTGGTGAAGCTGCGACTGATTTGGCAAGTAGAATTAGTAATACAGTCGAGACTGCAAAGGATCTAGGCGAAAAAGGTAGCCAATCTGCAAAAACAGTTTCGACAGGCTTTCAATCTATGACACAGAAAATGAAAAGTGCAAATGCAAGTTTATCGGCTGATTCGAAAAAGAATTTCGAACAGATTAAAAGCGATGCAAAACTGTCTTACTCGGAAATGACGAAAGACAGCAAAGCGATGAATCAAGCACTAGTCATTTCTATGAAAAGCAGTCTTTCGAATTTGAAATCAAGTTTTACTGATCTGAAAAATGGCTTCAAGACAATCGGAAATTCATTATTAGACTTGATCAAGAAACCGGTAGATAAGGTAATTGAACTACCAGGCACTATTCAACGCGCGATGAAATCTATTACTGGTTTTGTTAGCTCAGGCTTTGCTCAAGCAAAAAATCAAGCAATATCACAGATACAGTCTATCCCTACAAAAGCAAATCAAGTCTTAAATAGGACAAAGGATGTTTTTGTAACTGGATTTAATTCTGTTGTTAATTCAACAGCCGGTGCAGTATCAAAAATCGGAAATGGACTATCTCAACTTCCTTCTAAGGCAGCGAATGTTGCTTCAAACATGAAGACTGGATTTATTAATGGGATAAAGAACATTCCCAATGTTACATCAAATATTTGGCAATCTGTAAAAAATGGCGTGAAATCAATTGCTGATCATGCTAGCAGTTCTGCTAACTCTGTCAAAAATAGTCTGTCAAATGGTTTTAAATCTGTTCTAGACCGTGCCAAATCCATTTTTCCAAATATTAAAAATCAAATAAAGTCTGGCGTTGACGATCCTTCAAAGAATGCAAAAAAATCAATTGAGGATATCGCAAGTTCAATAGCTTCGATCGCAATCGTCGCAAAAGTTTTTGATGTTCTAAGGGATTCTATAGGCAGAGCTATTGATCGTATTGACACAATTGATACAGCGACTAAATCATTAACTGTTCTGACTGGCAGTGCCGGTATGGCCAAAACAGTCATGGATGATCTAGCTGCTGCAATTGAAGGAACACCAATAGCACTGAATGATGTTGCAATGGGTGCGAAAAAAATGGTTGCAGCTGGTATGGAAGGCACGAAAGTAAAAGGTGTGTTCCAGGCAATCGCCGATGCTGCTTACGGCGTTGGTAATGGTGCTGAATCAATTGATCAGATTACAAGCGCGATTGCTGGAATGCAATCTGCGGGCGTTGTCTATGCTGACGATATCAATAGGTTGGTTGATGCTGGTATTCCTGCTTGGCAGATATTAGCAAATGCTAGCCAAAAATCTGTAACCGATATGAAAGAAGCTGTTTCTGATGGAACCCTTTCTGCTGGAGATGCTATTGAAAATCTTCGTAAGGGTATTGAAGAAGGAACGACTGGAGTAGCCGGTACAACAGCTAAGATGGCAGGTCTGGCTAAAACCGCTGGAGATACTCTATCTGGTTCAATGGCCAATTTCAGAACGGCTATCACTACAACTATTGTTAAAGGATTAGAACCTTTCAAAAAAGTTGCGATTGATGCATTAAGTTCTGCGACCGCTTCAATGAAATTATTTAGAGATAATACGATTGGATCTGAAAAAGTCCAAGAAGTATTAGCTTCGATTGCTAAAGCATTGGAAAAAATTGGTAAATCAGCAAACCCTGTAATTTCTATTATTAAAGGATTATTTGCTGCTATGAGTTCATATGGCGGGTTAGTATTACTGTTTGCAACACTGATAAAATTCGGTAAATGGCTCTTGAAATTTGTTGAAATTGCATCAGCAAATCCATTTATTATCATTACAGCGGCCGTAATAGGTTTAGCAGTCGCAATAACTGATCTCTACAAACGTTCCGAAAAGTTCAGACAATTAGTAGCTCCATTGATTAATTTAGTGAAAAAGCTCGGCGAAACATTTTCTGTTGCTGCTAGTGCAATTCAGGGTTCATTACAACTCATTTTTGTTGGTGGCGATCGTAAGAAGACTGAAGCATTAAGACAAAATTTAAGTCGCATTCTTCCACAACAAATCGCCAATGAGATTATCGATCGACTTACTTCCATGAATAAAGCATTTGCCAAATTCAAAGAAGTCGTAAGTGAAAGAGTAAGTACTGCCGCAAGCGCGATCAAAGGTAGCTTCGAAATGATTTTCTCCAGCGGTGATCGAGGAAGAACTGAAGAACTTAAACAAACGTTATCTCAGTTATTTCCGCAGGAAACTGCTTTTGCAATAGTCGATCGATTGACCATTCTACACAAAGCGTTCGATAATTTAAAAAAAGCGGCGACTGAAAAAGTACAAACTTCAGCAACAATCATTAAATCTAGTTTTGATCAAATCTTAAATGGTGGAGATCGAAAACAGTATGAAGACTTAAAGTTAGCTTTGTCAGATATACTTCCACAAGACTCTGTAAATAAGACCATGGATCGTATTACTGTCATGCATGAGGGTTTGGAAAAACTCAAAAATGGATTCAAGATTGTCAAAGATGTGCTAACTGGTGGGTTGGATCTTCATTCCTTCTCAGATGCTATCAACTCCAGCATGTTCAGTCCAGAAACAATAAAACGTTTTGAAAAGTTTTATGAAATTGTTCAACTAATCAAACGAGCCCTAAGCGGTTTAAGTTTTGTTGTATCTGGAAATATAACAAGTTTTGAAGGGTTGAAGAATCTTCTGGGCGATTCATTCAGTGATAAACAACTTGAAGTTATTTATCGATTAGGCGAGGGAATCAGAAACTTTGTCGATGGGACAAAAGAGAAGTTTGCTCAATTCAAAGAGGCGATCAATAAAGCATTTGATGGGGACTTTGGACCTCTAATGGAAATCTTCAAACAATTATTACCAAAGATTATCGCAATTCTTATTGGTGGAATTCCCGGTTTGATCATAACGGGCAGCAACTTGATTTCGAAATTAGCTGAGGGCATGGGGACTTCTATTCCTGAACTCTTAGAGAAAGTATCCGAAGTTATATTAAACTTAGTTACCTCATTTACTGAGATTTTGCCAAAAATGATTGAAATTGGCATAAATATTCTTGGTGGAATTATCCAAGGTATTATGCAGACAATCGTACCCTTAGCTCAAGCAGCTATTACAATCGCATTTACGATTTCAAAGACAATTATTGAAACTTTACTTTCAGTTCTACCTCAGTTGATTGAATCCGGTATCACGATTTTGACTTCTATCATTACTGGAATTATTCAAATGCTTCCAAACCTAATTAGCGCTGTCATATCTGTTGTGGAAATGATCCTTACACTAATAGTTACATACCTTCCAAAGATCATTGAGGCAGGTATGAATATCTTAGTCGCACTAATTGGTGGGATTATGATGGTACTTCCTCAATTATTGGAAGCAGCTTTCAAATTGATTATTTCGATAGTGACAATATTGATTCAAAGCCTTCCAAAATTAATCGAGGCAGGAATTAAAATCTTGGGTGCTTTGATCCAAGGTATTATTCAAATTTTACCGAAACTCATTGAAACAGCACTTAAGCTTATCATCACGATTGTAGCGATCTTGATTCAGAATTTACCAACGATCATAGCGGCAGGTGTCAAAATACTACTAGCTCTTGGAAAAGGTATTTTGAACACAATTGGTGTTCTGGTTAAGATGTTACCGCAAGTCATTGGCGCAATTTTTAAAGCTTTTGGTGATATTGAATGGGGTAAAATCGGTAAAGATATTATCCGTGGTATCGTTAAAGGGATAACAGATGCGGCAAGTTCAATTAAGAAATCGGTAACCGATGTTGCTGGGAATGTGGGCAAATGGTTTAAAGATAAGCTGAAAATCAAATCTCCATCTCGTGTAATGATTGGTATTGCAAAATGGATTCCTGAAGGCGTAGCAGTCGGAATCGATAAAGGCTTGCCTATTGTCGAAAATGCTATTTCAACTATGACAGACATGATGACTAAGGCAGTTAAAGATTCTGAACCTATTGGTTTATCAAGTGATGTTATTGCGACTGAAAGCTACGGAATGCCTGATGCTACTCAAATGCAGGCGTCAGCTCAACAAGCTTCAAAAGCTGGTAATCAAGGCATGGCGGATTCAACGCCACAGTTGCTCCAGACAGCTTTAAATGCGGCTAATGGTATTCTAGGACAATTTAGTTCAATTAGCCCTTCAATGGTCACTCAGGGCGCCGATTGGCTAACTAACTTCATGAATGGATGGATCTCTGTTTTACCAGCAATGATTACCAGTGTTCAGACTTTCATTGCCCAATACGCAACGTTAATAACTAATCAAAATAATCCAAACTATCAAATGGGAAGAACCTGGATGCAGAACAAGTTGAATGGATGGAATAGTCTCTTTTCAACATTCATTACGACTGTGAGAAATTTCTGCAATCAAGTATTGAATCTATTGCGAAGCTTTTATAATGCGATGTTCCAGACTGGTAGAACATGGCTTCAAAATCTACTAAATGGTTGGAACTCACTTTATCAAACATTCATAAATCGTGTGAATCAACTTGGAAATGACGCTATCAATAATTTACGATCGAAGTCGGGCGGCTTTAATAGCGCTGGACGTTTTTTGATGCAATCGTTGATAGACGGCATTAATTCTATGGGCGGTTCTCTATCTGCAACAATGAATAGCGTTGCGAATAAGATGGTTGGTGGTATTGGTAAAGGTGTTAATGGGGTTATCGGCGGTGTTAACTACGTTCTAAAAGAGGTTGAATCCGACAAGAAGTTAGGAAACTGGACTGTTCCACAATATGCAAAAGGAACTGATGGGCACCCTGCTGACGGTCCTGCATTGATCAATGACCAAAAAGGATCCAAGTATCAAGAGATTGTTCAAAATCCCGATGGTTCCACGTTTATGGCAAAAGGTAGAAATTCTTTGGTTTGGTTGCAAAAAGGTGCGAAAGTTCTTAATGCCACGATGAGCGAACGTGTGTTGAAAGTAAGAAATACTCTTCAAAATATTGTTCCTAAATATGAAGATGGTGTTGGCGATTTTGATATTTTCGACCTCATAGATGATGAGGGAGCCTTCAAAAAACTTGTTGATCAGCGTGTAGATTATAACAGTATCGTAGAACCTTGGAGAAACATGACAAAAGCAGGCGTTAAGTTGATGACAAGTGCGGCCTATCCTTTTTCACAAAAACAAGTTGAGGATGCGTATGGTGGCGGAAGCTTTGATGGAGCGATGAATGCCAACAATGTATACCAATACTTAGTGGATATTGCACAAAAGGTCATGTCAAAATTCGGAGGACTAACTATTACTTCTGGTTATAGACCGGGTGATCCTTATTGGCATGGTAAGCATCAAGCGTTAGATATTTCCGGTTATCCGTACGGAAGCCCACGATACACGGAAGCTGCCAACTGGGCATTTGAGAAGTTCCCTAAACAGATTGCTTATGTGATTACGAATGGTAGAGTACGTGACCGTGTGGGGATGTCAGGTCAAGCTGCAACAGGACAATGGGTCCCATGGCCAGACAATGATCATTATGACCACATACATTTAAATGGTTCATTAGGTGCTGGCAGTGTATATAATGCCGGGACAGACGTTGCTGGAGGACTTCCTACTTTAGGCGGTTCAGGAGTTGAGCGTTGGCGCTCCTATCTAAAGAAGGCACTGAAAATGAATCAACTACCAACTTCGCAAGCGTATGTCAACGCATGGTTATCTCAGATTCAGAGCGAATCTAGTGGGAATGAAAAAGCTATTCAACCAGGTGCAGATCCAGATGGTGACGGATCTGGGCCGGCAATTGGATTACTGCAAACCAAAAGAGGAACATTTTTAGCAAATGCCTTTGCTGGTTACGGTAATATTATGAAAGGCTTTGACAATATGTTGGCTGCTATTCGATATGCAAAAAATCGCTATGGAGCTGACATGCTTGGAGTTATCGGTCATGGTCACGGTTATGAAAACGGAGGTTGGATTACACAAGACGGTTTATACAGGGCGGGAGAAAAAGGAAAACCAGAGGTTGTTCTACCTGTCACTAAACCGGCACGAGCAGTTGAGTTAATCGGTCAAGCAATCTCATTTATGGTAAATAATGGGTCAAATATCCTTGATTCAGCCAGTATCGGGCTTAATAGTCTCGCATCAAATATGACTGTTGATTTAGCTGAAATGATGGGAATGGATACACTTATTGCAAGAAATCTGGTCAATTCTTCATCTGGAGGGAGAACTGATTTAAATGAGGTCATTAATTTATTAAAGATCAATAATGAACTACTATCCGAAATTGCTGCTAAAGATCCATCGATTCATATTGATAAGAAAAAAGTAACGAAAGAGTTAGCTGAACCAATAGCGAAAGAAATTGTAAGAAAGGGGTTATAG
- a CDS encoding phage distal tail protein domain-containing protein: MRREFELTNGDGDAISLNNKKGLLSVDPEGLGISIKNEFNRSNGHQRLIECEADFEEFKIDIIYGLHNHQETYRIYLEFVKFLSHPPIVLKYTSDAGEKFRNVALKQLSKSERSFGRLLKESLILEYLTPWYEIKKAEILQSNQKIYTRGKIYGFTFPYVYTQNANEKTGTFKISNDSVYLFNNNIRTSPVRVTVSGECKNPYWEIFKEGELVASDGFFLNLEEGQTLVVSSLFQERTALLYDSQENISSVYQQQDHTKTNFVHMPIGNSSIVFHTANAEVTVEVYEECDVF, from the coding sequence ATGCGTCGAGAATTTGAACTAACTAATGGGGATGGCGATGCTATTTCCTTAAATAACAAGAAAGGCCTTCTGAGTGTTGATCCGGAAGGCCTTGGCATTTCAATTAAGAATGAGTTCAATAGGTCAAATGGCCATCAGAGATTAATTGAGTGCGAAGCAGATTTTGAAGAGTTCAAAATAGATATTATTTATGGACTGCATAATCACCAAGAAACTTATCGTATTTATCTTGAGTTTGTTAAGTTTCTATCTCATCCGCCTATTGTATTAAAGTACACGAGCGATGCTGGTGAGAAATTCAGAAATGTTGCATTAAAACAGTTAAGTAAATCTGAACGCTCTTTTGGTAGATTACTTAAAGAATCTTTGATACTTGAATACCTAACCCCTTGGTATGAAATAAAAAAGGCAGAAATCCTGCAAAGTAATCAAAAAATATATACTAGAGGGAAAATTTATGGATTTACTTTTCCATATGTTTACACTCAAAATGCCAATGAGAAGACCGGAACTTTCAAAATTTCAAATGATTCTGTTTATCTTTTTAATAATAATATTCGCACTTCTCCTGTAAGAGTAACAGTTTCAGGAGAATGTAAAAATCCGTATTGGGAAATATTTAAAGAGGGAGAACTTGTCGCTAGTGATGGCTTCTTCTTGAACTTAGAAGAAGGGCAAACTTTGGTTGTTTCTAGTCTTTTTCAAGAACGAACTGCTCTTCTCTATGATTCGCAAGAAAATATTTCTTCTGTTTATCAGCAACAAGATCATACAAAGACCAATTTTGTTCATATGCCTATTGGTAATTCTTCTATAGTCTTTCATACAGCAAATGCAGAGGTTACGGTCGAAGTGTATGAGGAGTGTGATGTATTTTGA